The nucleotide sequence AGCTGCTGTTTTCCTGCTTAACATCTGGGTCAGCTGAGTCCGGAAGAGTaacttctttttaaatgtaagaTACCAGTTTAATGGGtaatcaaaagaaaaacaagccacCGGAAATACTTATAATTATCCAACTGCTCTTTCAACAAACAATGTCAAACTATTTGCACGCTGGACCCTCAACAcagctcagctttatttatgaaAATGAAGATGATCAAACCGAAAACTGTATCAGCAGCCCACACACTCATTTGCAAAAtaaaagtgcttttattttttaaaatgcacaaagtTTCTCCTCCGCACAGCTgacggagagggaggagagaggagggaaaggcGCATAACTTCCGCCGTACATATGCTGCTGGAGCCCCGGGAGGATCCACTCCTCGGGACCGGGGCCGGAGGGCGACCATGGCCGCAGACGTGCTCGTATCGCTGGGGCTGGTGGCGGGGATCGTCGCGCTGAGCCACGTCACCCGCAACGTCGCCTCGAAGGCTCTCGCGCGCACCGGCCTCTCGTCGTACGCGGTGGAGCTCGTGTCAACGTTCCAACTCTGCTGCTGCGCGCACGAGCTGAAACTGCTGTCGGAAGTGGGCGGCATAGCGCCCGGGCTCGCGCTCACCTTGACCTACCTGGTGACGGTGGTACACGGGCTGACGTTAAGCGGGGCCGTGGGGAACCCCTCCGGCACTCTCGAGAACGCGTACCACCGAAGGATTTCGCGCGCTTGCGCCTTGCGGCAGATCGCGTGCCAGTTCGCCGCTGCGGCCGCCGCGCGTGCCGCGGCGCCGCAGCTGTGGGGCTTGGGTTTGTCTGGACTGCACGTGCGGCA is from Takifugu rubripes chromosome 11, fTakRub1.2, whole genome shotgun sequence and encodes:
- the aqp11 gene encoding aquaporin-11, translating into MAADVLVSLGLVAGIVALSHVTRNVASKALARTGLSSYAVELVSTFQLCCCAHELKLLSEVGGIAPGLALTLTYLVTVVHGLTLSGAVGNPSGTLENAYHRRISRACALRQIACQFAAAAAARAAAPQLWGLGLSGLHVRHKLLGFRCASPIHAPLPHAVAVEFLCAFAVQMVITHLSLLKEKYRVHAVAAVITAVVYAGGEVTGAVCNPALAFSIQFPCGGNTFLEYSLVYWISPLIGMMASVLMCDQIIPAMTRKPPQLHPSMKKKKMT